A single region of the Schizosaccharomyces osmophilus chromosome 3, complete sequence genome encodes:
- a CDS encoding transmembrane transporter: MSDDLEASSHLFARSSVNDTSSQLSRLEEVELLEGALPSPYREEFLNEDALYLPPKPQYGQSYLAAGPYYANKMTPGWPLNYFIGIERSRFEKKLSNFWLRNFLLQVLAPCVVLLWCAIPMPLYQDNQGIVRIKFWFFLFFYYGIYNAVGLLWITKLFHIYSVNWFSSKLGGTMSYILFWAFSILVGSLAVYFTAWRQITFTWITLMFISMIIPIGISFSKLWNKHSRRTTQFLSQLSLLEPNVRSNAVLETIGWKDAYAHYSWFIIVLCVTLVVYLAGEYLTNIYMSTLPHSSSVAIAYVYSWMCTVSLCNLVSSWILNTKTHSYALVSVFKLYFELTLQVYVRNLYARLESPQQFVLVQIASSLTMMTVVPLILMSRTAYHFNKSLTNSLDPYAVYRKNMGRNFYVKCVASNLSMLSFLGWSVILHFGPNAAIYPYFTFAKDSPYSFKLTFYASSAVWASELIAAYFTRLIMSKYYDFEVSLEAIRDFVEYPDMIPAFIFVGIHVLQNVLFSIIQLRF, encoded by the coding sequence ATGTCCGACGACTTGGAAGCTTCCTCCCATTTGTTTGCTCGCTCCTCCGTAAATGACACTTCTTCGCAATTATCTCGATTGGAAGAAGTCGAGCTCCTTGAGGGTGCCCTCCCTTCTCCATACAGAGAAGAGTTTTTAAACGAGGATGCATTGTATCTACCGCCAAAGCCCCAGTATGGGCAGTCTTATTTGGCCGCCGGTCCTTATTATGCTAACAAAATGACTCCCGGTTGGCCTCTCAACTACTTTATTGGTATCGAAAGATCTCGGTTCGAAAAAAAACTCTCCAACTTTTGGCTTCGAAATTTCTTGTTGCAGGTTCTCGCTCCTTGCGTCGTCCTTCTTTGGTGTGCAATCCCCATGCCACTGTATCAGGATAATCAGGGTATTGTTCGtataaaattttggttttttctttttttttattacgGTATCTACAATGCCGTCGGTTTGTTGTGGATTACAAAACTCTTTCATATATACTCTGTCAATTGGTTTTCCAGTAAACTTGGCGGCACAATGAGTTATATATTGTTTTGGGCCTTTAGTATCCTCGTCGGTAGCTTGGCCGTCTATTTTACTGCTTGGCGTCAAATTACTTTCACTTGGATTACCTTGATGTTCATTTCCATGATCATCCCTATTGGAATctccttttcaaaactGTGGAATAAGCATTCTCGCCGCACAACTCAATTTTTGTCTCAGTTGTCCCTACTTGAACCCAACGTTCGAAGTAACGCTGTCTTGGAAACCATAGGCTGGAAAGATGCCTATGCTCATTATTCTTGGTTTATTATCGTTCTTTGCGTTACCCTCGTCGTTTACCTAGCCGGTGAATACCTTACCAATATCTACATGTCCACACTTCCTCACAGCTCCAGTGTCGCCATTGCATATGTGTATTCATGGATGTGTACCGTTAGTTTGTGCAATTTGGTTTCGTCCTGGATTTTGAACACAAAGACCCACTCTTACGCTCTTGTTTCTGTCTTCAAGCTCTATTTCGAGCTTACTCTCCAGGTTTATGTGCGCAATTTGTATGCCAGACTCGAATCGCCTCAACAGTTCGTTCTTGTACAAATTGCCTCTTCTCTTACCATGATGACTGTCGTGCCTTTGATTTTAATGTCACGCACAGCATATCACTTTAATAAATCCCTCACAAATAGTCTAGACCCCTACGCTGTATATCGAAAAAATATGGGCAGAAACTTTTACGTGAAGTGTGTTGCTTCCAACCTCAGTatgctttcatttttaggCTGGTCTGTTATCCTGCATTTTGGACCGAATGCCGCAATTTATCCATATTTCACCTTTGCGAAGGACAGTCCGTATAGTTTTAAGCTTACCTTTTATGCTTCTTCTGCGGTGTGGGCAAGCGAGCTTATTGCTGCCTACTTTACTCGGTTGATTATGAGTAAATATTATGATTTCGAAgtttctttggaagctaTCCGCGATTTCGTCGAATATCCAGACATGATACCagctttcatttttgttggTATTCATGTTTTACAGaatgttttatttagcATTATCCAGTTACGATTCTAG